In Prosthecobacter vanneervenii, one DNA window encodes the following:
- a CDS encoding Gfo/Idh/MocA family protein, which translates to MPDPRPLPRRQFVKTAAATVFGFQVVERHVIGGPGFTPPSEKVNLGCIGIGGQGGGDIRDLDDSGLANIVALCDVDLDHAAGTIKKYPNARLYRDYRELIDKQKDIDAVLVATPDHVHAPASIMAMRAGRHVYVEKPLAHTIAEARAMRDVAAETKRVTQMGNQGHASEGIRLTREWIQAGAIGKVTEVHVWSDRPGKFWDSQGKAYPTDTPPVPKNLDWNLWLGPAKERAYHPDFCPRKWRGWWDFGCGALGDMAVHNADPAFYALDLDSPDWVEAESGPNNNQSYPVWSIITYHFPAKGDRPAVKMVWYDGGKLPPRPEGLEETRNLGDNGIYFVGDKGCILAGGWSGTPRIVPETKMQQFIIPAKTIPRCLGGHRKEFLEACKTGNPQDAKSGFWYSAPFTESLLVGLLAVRFGKRVEWDAKAMKSPNTPEADAIIHKAYRAGYGI; encoded by the coding sequence ATGCCTGATCCCCGCCCTCTCCCCCGCCGTCAGTTTGTCAAAACCGCCGCCGCCACAGTCTTCGGATTTCAGGTGGTGGAGCGCCACGTCATCGGTGGCCCCGGCTTCACGCCGCCGAGCGAAAAGGTGAACCTCGGCTGCATCGGCATCGGCGGCCAGGGCGGCGGTGACATCCGGGATCTGGACGACTCCGGCCTGGCCAACATCGTGGCGCTTTGTGATGTGGATCTGGACCACGCGGCTGGCACCATCAAAAAATATCCGAACGCCAGGCTCTACCGCGACTACCGCGAGCTGATCGACAAGCAGAAGGACATCGACGCCGTGCTCGTCGCCACGCCGGATCATGTGCACGCCCCGGCCAGCATCATGGCCATGCGCGCCGGACGCCACGTCTATGTGGAGAAGCCGCTGGCGCATACCATTGCTGAAGCACGCGCCATGCGCGATGTGGCCGCAGAAACGAAACGCGTGACGCAGATGGGCAACCAGGGCCACGCCAGCGAGGGCATCCGCCTCACCCGCGAGTGGATCCAGGCCGGAGCCATCGGCAAAGTCACCGAAGTGCATGTGTGGTCTGATCGACCCGGCAAGTTCTGGGACTCCCAGGGCAAGGCCTACCCCACCGACACGCCGCCCGTGCCCAAGAACCTCGACTGGAATCTCTGGCTGGGCCCGGCCAAGGAGCGCGCCTACCATCCCGACTTCTGCCCGCGCAAATGGCGTGGCTGGTGGGACTTTGGCTGCGGTGCGCTCGGAGATATGGCGGTACACAATGCCGATCCTGCCTTCTATGCGCTGGATCTCGACTCCCCCGATTGGGTGGAGGCCGAAAGCGGACCCAACAACAACCAGTCCTATCCCGTGTGGAGCATCATCACCTACCACTTCCCCGCCAAGGGCGACCGCCCCGCAGTCAAGATGGTGTGGTATGATGGTGGCAAGCTGCCCCCGCGCCCCGAAGGCCTCGAAGAAACCCGCAACCTCGGCGACAACGGCATCTACTTTGTGGGAGACAAAGGCTGCATCCTCGCCGGCGGCTGGTCAGGCACCCCGCGCATCGTGCCGGAAACGAAGATGCAGCAGTTCATCATTCCCGCCAAGACCATCCCCCGCTGCCTCGGCGGCCACCGCAAGGAATTCCTCGAAGCCTGCAAAACCGGCAACCCGCAGGATGCCAAGAGCGGCTTCTGGTACTCCGCCCCCTTCACCGAATCCCTCCTCGTGGGCCTGCTGGCCGTACGCTTCGGCAAACGCGTGGAATGGGATGCCAAGGCGATGAAGTCCCCCAACACGCCGGAAGCGGATGCCATCATCCACAAGGCGTATCGGGCGGGGTATGGGATTTGA
- the tkt gene encoding transketolase yields MNKTLLAQAANEARGLAMDAVHKCSSGHLGLPLGAAEIGAVLFGETLQCDPADPKWLNRDRFILSAGHGSMFIYSWLHLSGYAVSIEDVSKFRVLHSITPGHPEFHETPGVECTTGPLGQGIGNAVGYALSGKMAAAKYNTAEHKIIDNHIIALAGDGCLQEGVAREAVAFAAHNHLDNLIVIYDSNDVTLDAMAKVTQSEDTQALYTALGWNAVTIDGHDLDAIKAAIDTAKKSDNGKPTIIIAKTIIGKGIPEVAGTAKGHGEGGAKFVDAAKKGLGIPEGTHFYVSDEVKAYFADLKNKRAAAHGEWNKVFLAWSAANPALAKELDAARHGSLKAEDLLKLVPEYPAEGKAATRNSGGEILNHIAKAVPHLVTGSADLFGSTKNYLTGMGDFSAANPTGRNIWFGIREHAMGAICNGLAYDGLFLASGATFLVFADYCRPSIRLAALAKLPVTYIFTHDSVGVGEDGPTHQPVETVSGLRVIPNLDVIRPGDAEETAAAFAAAFSRADGPTLLALSRQDLPHQGIASAATRREGTLKGGYVLVKETAPLEAIVIATGSEVQWAVAGAKGKPGVRVVSLPCFERFDRQDAAYRESVLPAACTKRIAIEAGVTGLWWKYVGTQGQVIGIDRFGISAPGATVFKELGITAEAVAAALA; encoded by the coding sequence ATGAACAAAACCCTCCTCGCTCAAGCTGCCAACGAAGCCCGTGGTCTCGCCATGGATGCCGTGCACAAGTGCTCCTCCGGCCACCTCGGCCTGCCCCTCGGTGCCGCTGAAATCGGCGCCGTCCTTTTCGGCGAAACCCTCCAGTGCGACCCCGCCGATCCGAAATGGCTGAACCGCGACCGCTTCATCCTCAGCGCCGGCCACGGCTCCATGTTCATCTACTCCTGGCTGCACCTCAGCGGCTACGCGGTGTCCATCGAAGACGTGTCCAAGTTCCGCGTGCTGCACTCCATCACCCCGGGGCATCCTGAATTCCACGAAACTCCCGGCGTGGAGTGCACCACCGGCCCGCTGGGCCAGGGCATCGGCAATGCGGTGGGCTACGCGCTCTCCGGCAAGATGGCGGCTGCCAAGTACAACACTGCCGAGCACAAGATCATCGACAACCACATCATCGCCCTCGCTGGCGACGGCTGCCTTCAGGAAGGCGTGGCACGCGAGGCCGTCGCCTTTGCCGCCCACAACCACCTGGACAACCTGATCGTCATCTATGACTCCAACGACGTGACGCTGGACGCCATGGCCAAGGTGACGCAGAGCGAAGACACCCAGGCGCTCTACACCGCGCTGGGCTGGAACGCCGTGACCATCGACGGCCACGACCTCGACGCCATCAAGGCTGCGATCGACACCGCCAAGAAGAGCGATAACGGCAAGCCCACCATCATCATCGCCAAGACCATCATCGGCAAAGGCATCCCCGAAGTGGCCGGCACGGCCAAGGGCCACGGCGAAGGCGGTGCCAAGTTTGTCGATGCCGCCAAGAAGGGCCTCGGCATCCCCGAAGGCACCCACTTCTACGTCAGCGACGAGGTGAAGGCCTACTTTGCCGATCTGAAGAACAAGCGCGCCGCCGCCCACGGCGAGTGGAACAAGGTCTTCCTGGCCTGGAGCGCCGCCAACCCTGCTCTCGCCAAGGAACTGGACGCCGCCCGCCATGGCAGCCTGAAGGCCGAAGACCTCCTCAAGCTGGTGCCGGAATATCCCGCCGAAGGCAAGGCCGCCACCCGCAACAGCGGCGGCGAGATCCTCAACCACATCGCCAAGGCCGTGCCGCATCTCGTCACCGGCAGCGCCGACCTCTTTGGCTCCACCAAGAACTACCTCACCGGCATGGGCGACTTCAGCGCCGCCAATCCGACCGGCCGCAACATCTGGTTCGGCATCCGCGAGCACGCCATGGGCGCCATCTGCAACGGCCTGGCCTACGACGGCCTCTTCCTCGCCAGCGGCGCGACCTTCCTCGTCTTTGCCGACTACTGCCGCCCGAGCATCCGCCTGGCCGCACTGGCCAAGCTGCCCGTCACCTACATCTTCACCCACGACTCCGTGGGTGTGGGTGAAGACGGCCCGACCCACCAGCCGGTGGAAACCGTCAGCGGCCTGCGTGTGATCCCGAACCTCGACGTGATCCGCCCCGGCGACGCCGAAGAAACCGCCGCCGCCTTTGCCGCCGCCTTCAGCCGTGCCGATGGCCCCACGCTCCTCGCGCTCAGCCGTCAGGACCTGCCACACCAAGGCATCGCCAGCGCCGCCACCCGCCGCGAAGGCACCCTCAAGGGCGGCTACGTGCTGGTGAAGGAAACCGCTCCGCTGGAAGCCATCGTCATCGCCACCGGCTCTGAAGTGCAGTGGGCCGTCGCAGGTGCCAAGGGCAAGCCCGGCGTCCGCGTCGTCAGCCTGCCCTGCTTTGAGCGCTTTGACCGCCAGGACGCCGCCTACCGCGAGTCCGTCCTGCCCGCCGCCTGCACCAAGCGCATCGCCATCGAAGCCGGTGTCACCGGTCTCTGGTGGAAATACGTCGGCACACAGGGCCAGGTGATCGGCATCGACCGCTTTGGCATCAGCGCCCCCGGCGCCACCGTCTTCAAGGAACTCGGCATCACCGCCGAGGCCGTGGCTGCGGCGCTGGCGTAA
- a CDS encoding sulfatase family protein, producing MSLPRLLACLLLCISNAAAAPNVILFIADDVSYDDLGCYGNTAARTPNIDKLAAKGRRFDEAILVASSCSPSRSSVITGRYPHNNGRASELHQPIAAHLPWFPRLLRDAGWYTALVGKHHMTSDTPAAGEQPQPEPFNLVDAGNEPGNKGGHATWVKTVQQRPKDKPFFFWFASLDAHRAWDADKDWKADLYGPKHDPAKVIVPPYLNDDAATRDDLASYYNEITRWDYFIGLVVAELEKEGTLDNTLIMIMADNGRPFPRAKTRLHDSGMKTPFIAHWPKGIAKAGTPTQSLISSIDIAPTVLSLAGVAVPPTMQGLSFAPVLADPAATPRKYAFSEHNWHDYEAHGRSVRSEGFLYIVNSRPDLAWQGPADSVHSPSFQSLRAVRDAGKLTPAQADVFLSPRPTVELYRTDADPLQLHNLADDANYASVKARLAKAMTEWTTATGDSAPANLSKDSFDRETGNKLKLKEADYRGTPAGRDKDAAHINAPGPR from the coding sequence ATGTCCCTGCCCCGCCTCCTCGCCTGCCTGCTGCTCTGCATCAGCAATGCTGCAGCAGCGCCAAACGTGATCCTCTTCATCGCCGATGACGTGAGCTATGACGACCTCGGCTGCTACGGCAACACCGCCGCACGCACGCCAAACATCGACAAGCTCGCAGCCAAGGGGCGGCGCTTTGACGAGGCCATTCTGGTGGCCAGCAGCTGCAGCCCCAGCCGCTCCAGCGTCATCACCGGCCGCTATCCGCACAACAACGGCCGCGCCTCCGAGCTGCACCAGCCCATCGCCGCGCATCTGCCGTGGTTTCCACGCCTGCTGCGTGACGCTGGCTGGTACACCGCGCTGGTGGGCAAGCACCACATGACCTCCGACACACCCGCCGCTGGCGAGCAGCCGCAGCCCGAGCCCTTCAATCTTGTGGATGCTGGCAACGAACCCGGCAACAAAGGCGGCCACGCCACCTGGGTGAAGACCGTGCAGCAGCGCCCCAAAGACAAACCGTTCTTCTTCTGGTTTGCCTCCCTGGACGCTCACCGCGCCTGGGACGCCGACAAGGACTGGAAGGCCGACCTCTACGGCCCCAAGCACGACCCCGCCAAGGTCATCGTGCCGCCTTACCTGAATGACGATGCCGCCACGCGCGATGACCTGGCCTCTTACTACAATGAGATCACACGCTGGGATTACTTCATCGGCCTCGTCGTGGCAGAGTTGGAAAAAGAAGGCACGCTGGACAACACGCTCATCATGATCATGGCGGACAATGGCCGCCCCTTCCCCCGCGCCAAGACACGCCTGCATGATTCCGGCATGAAGACACCCTTCATCGCGCACTGGCCTAAGGGCATCGCCAAAGCAGGCACGCCCACGCAGAGCCTCATCAGCAGCATCGATATCGCGCCCACCGTGCTCTCGCTGGCCGGAGTGGCAGTGCCGCCCACCATGCAGGGCCTCAGCTTTGCGCCCGTGCTGGCAGATCCCGCTGCCACCCCGCGCAAGTACGCCTTCTCCGAGCACAACTGGCACGACTACGAGGCGCATGGACGCTCCGTGAGGTCGGAGGGCTTTCTCTACATCGTCAATTCGCGCCCAGACCTCGCGTGGCAGGGCCCGGCGGACTCCGTGCACTCGCCCTCATTCCAAAGTCTGCGCGCTGTGCGCGATGCCGGAAAGCTGACCCCAGCGCAGGCAGATGTCTTCCTCTCCCCACGACCCACCGTGGAGCTCTACCGCACCGATGCCGACCCCCTGCAGCTTCACAATCTGGCCGATGATGCCAACTACGCCTCTGTCAAAGCACGCCTCGCCAAAGCCATGACCGAATGGACCACCGCCACCGGCGACTCCGCCCCGGCAAACCTCTCCAAAGACTCCTTTGACCGCGAAACCGGCAACAAACTCAAGCTCAAGGAAGCCGACTACCGCGGCACTCCGGCAGGCAGGGACAAGGATGCCGCGCATATCAATGCGCCTGGGCCAAGGTGA
- a CDS encoding thioredoxin family protein: MPSGLLPGWYGMNKANLPIWIAGAVLLYIGWIAFDMLRPASGGGAGAATSISAVRTAKVPVLVEFYADWCGPCKVVGPMVEELSRELKGKALVIRINVDEQPALSREHGVRGIPTFIAFKSGRETGREVGGIPKEKMRELLGL; the protein is encoded by the coding sequence TTGCCATCCGGCCTCCTGCCCGGATGGTACGGCATGAACAAAGCAAACCTGCCCATCTGGATCGCCGGGGCTGTGCTGCTGTACATCGGCTGGATCGCCTTTGACATGCTGCGTCCGGCTTCGGGCGGTGGAGCTGGGGCTGCCACGTCCATCAGCGCCGTGCGCACGGCCAAGGTACCGGTGCTGGTGGAGTTTTATGCCGACTGGTGCGGCCCCTGCAAGGTGGTGGGCCCGATGGTGGAGGAGCTTTCCCGGGAGCTGAAGGGCAAGGCGCTGGTGATCCGCATCAATGTGGATGAGCAGCCCGCCCTCTCTCGCGAGCACGGCGTGCGCGGCATTCCCACCTTCATCGCTTTCAAGTCAGGCCGTGAAACGGGTCGCGAGGTGGGCGGCATTCCCAAGGAGAAGATGCGGGAGCTGCTGGGGCTGTGA
- a CDS encoding DUF2314 domain-containing protein: MAAIFLGFHAWAWAMMGIWTHNLPARIVAAVLAVTAAGLLFRLRWTRLAGTAMLIWIAGSKAYGLVAREFTWKQAVLCAVYGMIAYQLWTRPDKGSIDDFTEEDLPQDGQQKNDDEDEAKPIISLVHLRRQPRYLEPQVLANALSEAWGLQIVGGEEDADQADGFVAGDNPLFLVMVRKPVFAMFMVHNRDTSYFDDPEEVASHVPNLRFAEIIREHSAWLAVDLMQVKDTEVGQDEAYRLIGKAVSALADDDVMAIFCPQHRFFNLWSPELEKLLCGDSPLDALREEVKAPVIGVPNGEAIEQAITEARQRWPEFVEIFKKRQPDDERFIVKAPFTGENGQVEHMWMQVFGLEPEYVHGHLVNHPMHTTKLKQGSQVEVPVATISDWVCPDAEGNPLGNFTHKAINQAAGQGA; encoded by the coding sequence ATGGCCGCCATTTTCCTCGGCTTCCACGCCTGGGCCTGGGCCATGATGGGGATATGGACGCATAATCTGCCGGCCAGAATCGTGGCTGCCGTGCTGGCCGTCACTGCGGCGGGATTGCTCTTCCGGCTGCGGTGGACGCGTCTGGCGGGCACGGCGATGCTGATCTGGATTGCTGGCAGCAAGGCCTATGGGCTGGTTGCCCGTGAGTTTACGTGGAAGCAGGCAGTGCTCTGCGCGGTGTATGGCATGATAGCCTATCAGCTATGGACGAGGCCTGACAAAGGAAGCATCGATGATTTCACCGAGGAAGACCTACCACAAGACGGCCAGCAAAAGAATGACGACGAAGACGAGGCAAAACCCATCATCTCCCTCGTTCATCTGCGCCGCCAGCCGCGCTATCTGGAGCCGCAGGTGCTGGCAAATGCGCTGTCAGAAGCCTGGGGGCTGCAGATTGTGGGCGGAGAAGAGGATGCCGATCAAGCAGATGGCTTCGTGGCTGGTGATAATCCACTGTTTCTGGTCATGGTTCGCAAGCCTGTCTTTGCCATGTTCATGGTCCACAACCGTGACACCAGCTACTTTGATGATCCTGAAGAAGTGGCGTCACATGTGCCGAATCTGCGCTTTGCTGAAATCATCCGCGAGCACAGCGCGTGGCTGGCGGTGGATCTGATGCAGGTGAAAGACACGGAGGTCGGTCAAGATGAGGCCTACCGCCTGATTGGCAAAGCCGTGTCCGCGCTGGCTGATGATGATGTGATGGCCATTTTCTGCCCGCAGCATCGCTTTTTCAATCTGTGGTCGCCTGAGCTGGAGAAGCTGCTGTGCGGAGATTCACCGCTGGACGCCCTGCGGGAGGAGGTCAAGGCACCCGTGATCGGCGTGCCAAACGGCGAGGCCATCGAACAAGCCATAACAGAAGCCCGGCAACGCTGGCCGGAATTTGTCGAGATTTTCAAGAAGCGTCAGCCGGATGACGAGCGCTTCATCGTGAAAGCCCCTTTCACTGGTGAGAACGGCCAGGTGGAGCACATGTGGATGCAGGTTTTTGGGCTGGAGCCGGAATACGTGCACGGCCACCTGGTCAACCACCCAATGCACACCACCAAGCTCAAGCAGGGCTCCCAGGTGGAGGTGCCTGTAGCCACGATTTCCGACTGGGTCTGCCCGGATGCCGAAGGCAATCCTCTGGGGAACTTCACCCACAAGGCCATCAATCAGGCTGCCGGGCAAGGTGCGTAA
- a CDS encoding sulfatase family protein gives MKLLSLFLSSFIVVSGFAADRPNILWLTSEDHGPHMGCYGDTYADTPNVDALAAKGMLFKHAWSCGPVCAAARTTIIAGMYSPSTGGEHMRSMAAMPKGTKMYPQFLREAGYYCTNNNKEDYNLQKPEGVWDESNGKAHWKNRKDGQPFFAIFNEQCSHESQIRKRPHVAIHDPAKARVPAYHPDTPEVRQDWAQYYDQVTLADASAGNRLKELEAAGLAEDTIVFYYADHGSGMPRNKRWPCNSGLQVPMVVYFPPKWKHLAPKEYGAGVKSDRLVSFVDLAPTLLSLIGVQPPEWMQGHAFAGKFQTEPQPYVYGFRGRMDERYDCVRSVTDGRFVYVRNYMPHLSQGQHVNYQFETPTTAVWRRLYDEGKTTPEQSIFWKTPKDAEELYDLQSDPDEVHNLATKPEHAETLAKMRTAQEGLALKIRDAGMICEGEMHHRSEGTTPYDMAHDDKMYPLARILKAAGQASSMKADAMPDLKAGFADKDSALRYWSAMGILMRGSAGLSAAHDEMIQAAKDSSTYVQVVAHWTLAKYGSDSERAAALPALANLANWSQHDVFTALSALNAIGDLGDKAKPIAEQLKALPAKGESPDARFNGYVARLLADLNGAKLPAGDAEGAPAAKKKGKKKEKK, from the coding sequence ATGAAGCTCCTCAGCCTCTTTCTTTCGTCCTTCATTGTCGTTTCGGGCTTTGCCGCAGACCGGCCCAACATCCTCTGGCTCACCAGCGAGGACCACGGGCCGCACATGGGCTGCTATGGCGACACCTATGCCGATACACCGAATGTGGATGCACTGGCGGCCAAGGGCATGCTTTTCAAGCACGCCTGGTCCTGCGGCCCTGTCTGTGCTGCGGCGCGCACCACCATCATCGCGGGCATGTATTCCCCCTCCACCGGCGGCGAGCACATGCGCAGCATGGCGGCCATGCCCAAGGGTACCAAGATGTATCCGCAGTTCCTCCGCGAGGCCGGCTACTACTGCACGAACAACAACAAGGAGGACTACAACCTGCAAAAACCCGAGGGCGTGTGGGATGAGTCCAACGGCAAGGCGCACTGGAAGAACCGCAAGGACGGCCAGCCCTTCTTTGCCATCTTCAATGAGCAGTGCAGCCACGAGAGCCAGATCCGCAAACGCCCGCATGTGGCCATTCATGATCCCGCCAAGGCCCGCGTGCCTGCCTACCATCCCGACACGCCCGAGGTGCGGCAGGACTGGGCGCAGTACTATGACCAGGTGACGCTGGCCGATGCCTCGGCAGGCAATCGCCTGAAGGAACTGGAAGCCGCAGGCCTGGCAGAAGATACCATCGTCTTTTACTACGCCGACCACGGCAGCGGCATGCCGCGCAACAAGCGCTGGCCCTGCAACTCCGGCCTGCAGGTGCCCATGGTCGTATACTTCCCACCGAAATGGAAACACCTCGCGCCGAAGGAGTATGGCGCTGGCGTGAAGTCAGACCGCCTCGTGAGCTTTGTCGATCTCGCGCCCACGCTGCTCAGCCTCATCGGTGTGCAGCCGCCGGAGTGGATGCAGGGCCACGCCTTTGCCGGAAAATTCCAGACCGAACCGCAGCCCTACGTGTATGGCTTTCGTGGCCGCATGGACGAGCGCTACGACTGCGTGCGCAGCGTCACGGACGGCCGCTTTGTCTATGTGCGCAACTACATGCCCCACCTCTCGCAGGGCCAGCATGTGAACTACCAGTTTGAAACACCCACCACCGCTGTGTGGCGCAGGCTCTACGATGAAGGCAAGACCACGCCTGAGCAGTCCATCTTCTGGAAGACACCGAAAGACGCGGAGGAACTCTACGATCTGCAGAGCGATCCTGATGAAGTGCACAATCTCGCGACCAAACCCGAGCACGCCGAGACGCTGGCCAAGATGCGCACCGCGCAGGAAGGCCTGGCGCTAAAAATCCGCGATGCGGGCATGATCTGCGAGGGCGAGATGCACCACCGCTCCGAAGGCACCACGCCCTACGACATGGCGCACGATGACAAGATGTATCCGCTGGCCCGCATTCTCAAAGCCGCAGGCCAGGCCTCCTCCATGAAGGCGGACGCCATGCCGGATCTGAAGGCCGGATTTGCCGACAAAGACAGCGCGCTGCGCTACTGGTCCGCCATGGGCATCCTGATGCGCGGCAGTGCAGGCCTCAGCGCAGCACACGATGAAATGATCCAGGCCGCGAAGGACAGCTCCACCTATGTGCAGGTCGTGGCCCACTGGACGCTGGCCAAATACGGCAGCGACTCCGAGCGCGCCGCCGCCCTGCCTGCGCTGGCGAATCTGGCCAACTGGAGCCAGCACGATGTCTTCACCGCCTTGAGCGCACTGAACGCCATCGGTGATCTCGGCGACAAGGCCAAACCGATCGCCGAGCAGCTCAAAGCACTGCCGGCGAAAGGCGAGTCTCCCGATGCCCGCTTCAACGGCTACGTGGCGCGGCTGCTGGCGGATCTGAATGGCGCAAAACTCCCCGCAGGTGATGCCGAAGGCGCGCCAGCTGCGAAGAAGAAGGGGAAGAAAAAAGAGAAGAAGTAA
- a CDS encoding DUF1501 domain-containing protein, with translation MNLRQELQAEYARYRTRRWFFKDCGVGLASIAAADLMSRTAGAAPAPTNPLAIKKPHYTGKAKRVIYLFMGGAPSHLELFDNKPELSKWDGKLPPPDLLKGYRAAFINPNSKLLGPKFKFARHGQSGAELSELLPHLSGIADDLTIVRSMKTDAFNHAPGQILMSTGSQIFGRPSFGAWTLYGLGTENQDLPGYVVMQSGQKGPSGGMSNFGCGFLPTVYQGVPFRSSGEPVLYLSNPEGVSDATQRDTLDVLKQLNEERLGVVGDPEIASRINSFELAYRMQQTAPELMDISQEPKHILDMYGAKPGEASFANNCLLARRLIESGVRFVQLFHEAWDHHGGLVNGLKQQCGLTDKPCAALVRDLKQRGLLEDTLVIWGGEFGRTPMVQGGSDGRDHHPNCFSMWFAGGGMKPGITLGQSDEFGFNVTEDPVHVHDLHATLLHLLGFEHTKLNQRFQGLDMRLTGVAGELVPKILA, from the coding sequence ATGAACCTCCGCCAAGAACTCCAGGCTGAATACGCCCGCTACCGCACCCGCCGCTGGTTTTTCAAAGACTGCGGCGTCGGGCTGGCCAGCATCGCGGCGGCGGATCTCATGTCGCGCACGGCGGGTGCCGCGCCTGCTCCGACGAATCCGCTGGCGATCAAGAAACCGCACTACACCGGCAAGGCCAAGCGCGTCATCTACCTCTTCATGGGCGGTGCGCCCAGCCATCTGGAGCTCTTTGACAACAAGCCCGAGCTTTCCAAATGGGATGGCAAGCTGCCACCGCCGGACCTGCTCAAAGGCTATCGCGCTGCGTTCATCAATCCCAACAGCAAGCTGCTGGGGCCGAAGTTCAAATTTGCCCGTCACGGTCAGAGCGGTGCGGAGCTCAGCGAACTGCTGCCGCATCTTTCCGGAATTGCAGATGATCTCACGATTGTGCGCTCCATGAAGACGGATGCGTTCAATCACGCGCCGGGGCAGATCCTGATGAGCACCGGCTCGCAGATTTTTGGCAGGCCCAGCTTTGGCGCGTGGACGCTCTACGGCCTCGGCACCGAGAATCAGGACCTGCCCGGCTACGTGGTCATGCAAAGCGGGCAGAAAGGCCCCAGCGGCGGCATGAGCAACTTCGGCTGCGGCTTCCTGCCCACCGTCTATCAGGGCGTGCCCTTCCGCAGCAGTGGCGAGCCCGTGCTCTACCTGAGCAACCCGGAAGGCGTCAGCGATGCCACGCAGCGCGATACGCTGGATGTGCTGAAGCAGCTCAATGAAGAGCGCCTCGGCGTGGTGGGAGACCCGGAGATCGCCAGCCGCATCAACAGCTTTGAGCTGGCCTACCGCATGCAGCAGACCGCGCCTGAGCTGATGGACATCTCCCAGGAGCCCAAGCACATCCTCGACATGTACGGTGCCAAGCCCGGCGAGGCCTCCTTTGCCAACAACTGCCTCCTGGCGCGTCGCCTGATCGAAAGCGGCGTGCGCTTTGTGCAGCTCTTTCATGAGGCCTGGGATCACCACGGCGGTCTGGTAAACGGTCTCAAGCAGCAGTGTGGTCTCACGGACAAGCCCTGCGCCGCGCTGGTGCGCGATCTCAAACAACGCGGCCTGCTGGAAGACACCCTCGTCATCTGGGGCGGCGAGTTTGGCCGCACACCGATGGTGCAAGGCGGCAGCGATGGCCGCGACCACCACCCCAACTGCTTCAGCATGTGGTTTGCCGGCGGCGGCATGAAGCCTGGCATCACCCTCGGTCAGAGCGATGAGTTCGGTTTCAACGTCACAGAAGACCCCGTGCACGTGCACGACCTGCACGCCACACTGCTGCACCTGCTGGGCTTTGAGCACACCAAGCTCAATCAACGCTTCCAAGGCCTCGACATGCGCCTCACCGGCGTGGCCGGGGAACTGGTGCCGAAGATATTGGCGTAG
- a CDS encoding helix-turn-helix domain-containing protein translates to MMNRRTIPSLQMSKYGQDRLRAEGCVVMPLEFSMMQEPQRLIPHFHDFFQLFLITGGGRLMHDFRDHEVRQVTLFFLSPGQVHTIHPAPQMRGTVVSFTQAFFDDHAPPPSLLFELPFFFGSGVTPWLTVSKAEAAKIISLFAELQTEYDAAQSGVQEVLRATLRIVFIHAARLYAKKHAVRETTRATQLTRRFHLALEQHFREWQTLAPYAKELGITVNHLNDVIREETGHAAGELIRLRRLLDAKRLLLHSDLSVSEIGYQTGFQDPSYFTRFFRRHEGQTPVEFREAIREKYQPESA, encoded by the coding sequence ATGATGAACCGCCGCACCATCCCCTCCCTGCAGATGAGCAAGTACGGGCAGGACCGTCTGCGGGCGGAGGGCTGTGTGGTCATGCCGCTGGAGTTTTCCATGATGCAGGAGCCGCAGCGGCTGATTCCGCATTTCCATGATTTCTTCCAGCTCTTCCTGATCACAGGCGGAGGCAGGCTGATGCATGATTTCCGTGACCATGAGGTCAGGCAGGTGACGCTGTTTTTCCTCAGCCCCGGTCAGGTGCACACCATCCACCCCGCGCCGCAGATGCGCGGCACGGTGGTGTCATTTACGCAGGCTTTCTTTGATGATCACGCACCGCCGCCCAGCCTGCTCTTTGAGCTGCCTTTCTTTTTCGGCTCCGGCGTGACGCCCTGGCTGACGGTGAGCAAGGCGGAGGCGGCAAAGATCATCTCCCTCTTTGCCGAGTTGCAGACGGAATACGATGCCGCACAGAGCGGCGTGCAAGAGGTGCTGCGTGCCACACTGCGCATCGTCTTCATCCACGCGGCACGCCTTTATGCGAAGAAGCACGCGGTGCGCGAAACCACGCGTGCGACACAGCTGACGCGCCGGTTTCATCTGGCGCTGGAGCAGCACTTTCGTGAATGGCAGACGCTCGCACCGTATGCGAAGGAATTGGGCATCACCGTGAACCATCTGAACGATGTCATCCGCGAGGAAACCGGCCACGCCGCCGGGGAGCTGATACGCCTGCGCCGCCTGCTGGATGCCAAGCGCCTGCTGCTGCACTCCGACCTCAGCGTCTCCGAGATCGGCTACCAGACAGGCTTTCAGGACCCGTCCTACTTCACGCGTTTTTTCCGCCGACATGAGGGGCAGACTCCGGTGGAGTTTCGCGAGGCAATCCGAGAAAAATACCAGCCGGAGTCCGCCTAG